The following DNA comes from Miscanthus floridulus cultivar M001 chromosome 5, ASM1932011v1, whole genome shotgun sequence.
CGAGCCTGTTCGCGCTGGAGCTGGACCCGCGCGGCTCCAGCCAGTACCTGCTCAACTGGAACGGCAGCGAGCAGTACTGGAGCAGCGGCAACTGGACGGGGACGGCGTTCGCCGCCGTGCCGGAGATGACGTCCACCGGCGCGTCGCCCGTGTCCGAGTACACCTTCGGCTACGTCGACGGCGCGAACGAGAGCTACTTCGTCTACGACGTCACGGACGAGTCGGTGGTGACGCGGTTCCAGGTGGACGTGACTGGACAGATCCAGTTCCTGACGTGGGTGGCGGCCGGAAACGAGTGGGTGCTCTTCTGGTCGGAGCCCAAGCGGCAGTGCGACGTCTACTCGGTGTGCGGGCCGTTCGGCGTGTGCACCGACAACGCGCTGCCGTCCTGCACCTGCCCCCGGGGGTTCCGGGAGCGTGACCTGGCCGAGTGGCTGCAGGACGACCACACCGCGGGCTGCGCCAGGAACACCGCCCTGCAGCcttgcagcgccgccgccgctcgagaCGGGCAGAAGAAGCACGGCAGCAGGAACGATGATAGGTTCTACACGATGCCCAACATGAGGCTGCCGAGCAACGCGCAGAGCACGGCGGCAGCGAGTGCTCACGACTGCGAGCTCGCGTGCCTCCGCAACTGTTCTTGCACCGCGTTCTCCTACAGCGTCGGCGGCTGCTCGCTGTGGTACGGGGACCTCATCAACCTTCAGGACACGACCAGCAGTGGCACCGGAGGCGGCAGCAGCATCTCGATCCGCCTCGCTGCGTCCGAGTTCTCTAGCAACGGGAACACCAAGACACTGATCATCGGGCTCGTCGTCGGGGGCTTCGTCGCCGCGGTCACCGCGATCGTTCTGGCTACAATCTTCATCCTGAGAAGCAGAAGGATCAAGTCGTTGAGGAGGGTCGAAGGATCCCTGGTGGCATTCACGTATCGCGACCTGCGGTTGGTGACCAAGAACTTCTCAGagaagctcggcggcggcgccttcGGGTCCGTGTTCAAAGGGGCGCTGCCTGACCCTGACGCAACGCTCGTGGCGGTCAAGAAGCTGGAAGGCGTTCGGCAGGGGGAGAAGCAGTTCCGTGCCGAGGTGAGCACGATCGGCACGACCCAGCACGTGAACCTGATCAGGCTGCTCGGGTTCTGCTCCGAGGGGTCGAACCGGCTCCTCGTCTACGAGCACATGCCAAACGGCTCTCTGGACAGGCACCTGTTCGGGGCCAGCAGCAGCCATGGTGTCCTGAGCTGGGACGCCAGGTACCAGATCGCTCTGGGGATCGCGAGGGGGCTGGACTATCTGCACGAGAAATGCagggactgcatcatccactgcgaCATCAAGCCCGAGAACATCCTCCTGGACGACGCGTTGGTGCCCAGGGTCGCTGACTTCGGGCTAGCCAAGCTCATGGGCCGCGACTTCAGCCGCGTGCTCACCACGATGCGGGGCACGGTGGGGTACCTGGCGCCCGAGTGGATCGCCGGCACGGCCGTCACCACCAAGGCGGACGTGTTCAGCTACGGCATGATGCTGTTCGAGATCGTCTCGGGCCGGCGGAACGTCGGCCAGCGCGCGGACGGCACCGTGGACTTCTTCCCGTCCACGGCCGTCAGCCTGCTCTTCGACGGCGACGTGAGCAGCGCGGTGGACGGCCAGCTCGGCGGCAACGCGGACGTGGCCCAGGTGGAGCGGGCCTGCAAGGTGGCGTGCTGGTGCGTGCAGGAGGACGAGAGCCTGCGCCCGAGCATGGGGACGGTGGTGCAGGTTCTGGAGGGGCTGGTCGACGTCAACGTCCCGCCTATCCCGAGGTCGCTGAAGGTGCTCGCCGATCCGTCCAAGTACGCCGTCGAGTTCTTCTCAGGCTTGCCGTCGACTTGAGATTGGGTCACTGCTAGCGGCATCAAACTTACACTAGTGGTGTGTATATGAGCtaatgatgagtttgtcaagaagTTACTCGTGCCGCGAACCTTGTGGTAGCATATAACTTCTTCAGGTAGCCAAGAAGATTTTCGTACGGTTACTAAACCATATATTCACTTATCCGGATGAGAAATATGTTATGAGAGTAATGCTCACTACATGAAAATTAACCATATACTGCATGTAATATattaaagagttaaatgcatcagtGGTCCATCAACTTGTACTCAAgtttcacttaggtccatcaactctgaaAGTGGGTTTTTAGGTCCATCATCTTTGTTAGTGGCGCATTCCTAGCACATAGCGTTGTGTTCCAGTTTTTTAACCGACGTGGCTATCCATGTGACGTCCAGGTTGGATCAATAAGCATCTGCTCGTCGCGTGAGGGTGGAGGGCATTGGGTAAAATTGTAGGCAGCCCCTCTAGACTTTTCTGCTTCCAGTTCTTTCCCCACTCGTCTGTCTTCGTTGTCGTCAAGGAGGTGCAGCTCGAAGGGGTAGGAGAGACCGCGGGCGTGGCGACCGGTGGCCGTCGGCGAGCGGCGCCGATTCGCCACCGAGTTCGGATCCGATCCGCCTCCCGCTTGCGCCTTCCTACGCCGATCTCGCAGAATCCAGAAGATGGTGGCTACGTTGCGTAGAAAAGGGGATTCACCGCCCCAATACGGTAAGTACTGTATCGATGCCCAAATCCTTGGATTCAGTGGTGTAGATTGTTGTTCTCTGGCTGTGCTTGAACTTAGATACGAAAAATCATGATTTTGTTGCTGTTAGGGTTTGTGATTTCGATTTTTTTAGGTGACGGGTTGGGGTTTTGTAGTGGGTTTTTCTGATGTGTTAGTACGTTCATAATAtaggtgatgatgatgaagaattcACGGTTGAGGTTCACCATGGTGGGTACTTTGTTGGTCAAGGTTCTGATAAGGCTTATGCTCATGAAAGGGTCAATTGGTTCGATCACTGTGAAGTAGCTACATGGTCTCCCATGTGGTTTGATGAGTTAGCCTTTAAGTTGCATTACCCAAGGAATCTAGTAATGAAGGTCCATTGGTTGCTACCAGGACTGACTTTTGAACAAGGACTTAGAGAAACTAGTACAGATACAGACACAATTGTGATGGCTTCACTAGTGCACAGGGTTAAGAATTTTGTTCTGTATCTAGACCATGATGACACTATCAGTGGGCTAGATTGGGATGACCTAGTTGTAAACCCAATTGCATCCTTGCCCAAGGGTCTGAGCCCTCGCAATGTTGACAGAGTTCCCAGTAAGCAAGGTGAAAAGCTTCCAGAGTTCTATTGTGATCTGAGCCCTCCCAGTGAGACTGGTGATGACTCTGACTTCCAAGACTCAGACTATGAAATTGATCAGGATGATGATGATTTATCAGAAGATtgtgtggatgaccaagtgctagATGAGGGAGTTGCCACAGGCAAGAAGATACAGAAAGGGAAGAAGGCACAAAAGGGCAAACAAATTCATAGTATTGTTGATGATATGTCAACTGATGATGAAGATTTGCAGCTGCCAGACTCAGATGGAGAAGGTGAAGGAGGCTTGTGGTTCATTAATTTTAGAGACCAGGACGTGGGCAATCCAATATTCAAGGTGGGTATGCTCTTTGAATCGGTTGAGGTACTTAGGAAGGCTGTCACTGAGTATAGTGTGAAGCAAAGAGTGGACATCTGGTTCTCAAGGAATGAGCAGAAGAGGTTGAAGGCACACTGTGCAGATGGATGCCCTTGGTTGCTGTATGGATCAGTGGACAACAGGTCAAATGGAATGGTCAtaaaaacctaccaaggtacccACAACTGCCAGAGGAAGTGGGTTGTCAAGAGGTCCACCTCCAGGTGGCTAGCAGAGAAGTACCTAGAATCATTCAGGGCTGACAAGAAGATGACCCTAGCTAACTTTGCAAGGGTTGTTCAAAAGGAGTGGAACCTAACTCCATCAAGGTCCAAGTTGCAAAGAGCTAGAAGGCTGGCCATGCAAACAGTTATGggtgatgaggtggagcaataCAAGTTGTTATGGGATTATGGCAATGAGCTTAGAAAATCAAACCCTGGTACCTCTTTCTTTCTGACACTGGATGGTAACATCTTCAGTACACTATACTTGTCTTTAGATGCTTGCAAAAGGGGATTTCTGTCTGCTTGTAGGCCTCTGATATTTCTGGATGGTTGTCACATAAAAACTAAGTATGGGGGATAAATTCTTACTATAGTAGGCATAGACCCCAATGACTGCATATATCCCATCGCACTTGGAATTGTTGAGGTTGAATCACTTTCATCTTGGACATGGTTTCTAGAGGCATTGAAGATAGATCTTGGTATTGCGAACACCTTTCCCTAGACCATAATGACAGACAAACAAAAGGTGACGACGACACTAGTTGCATCTATTTATTTCAAGTGCCACAATCAATTGCACTgcaattctaaccatcttattGCTATGTAGGGCCTCATTCCAGTAGTGCAAAAGGTGTTTCCAGAATCAGAGCACAAATTCTGTGTGAGGCACTTATACTCAAATTTCCAACAACACTTCAAAGGTGAGAATCTAAAAAACCAACTCTGGTCTTGTGCTAGATCTAGTTCAGTTCCTCAGTGGAAAAGAAACATGGATAAGATGAGGACACAAGATAAAAAGGCTTATGAATGGCTAGAGAAGATGCCACCACAAACTtggtgtaacacccctagtgttacgatctcgtttagcaccacgatttaggcctaagtaaaattttcgaaacgagttctcggaatttttggatttaaaatgtacttgaggcgataagcaaatCCGGTGACCcaattttgtggactcgaataaacgccgaagttaaattactcagtgcgtagaaatatttaggaatgtccgacgacgattctagcaaatggtttgttcggttagattaagcatgaaaatcaacttttataaataaaataaaatccattaataaatagaatgatacatatatataaactcgCGGGTATATTTTGTTAAGCATGAACTAacgagaaagagagcgcagcagCCTCGTTTATTTTTTTCGACGTGCAACGTACTCGCCTGGCATTACTTTTGATCACTGTCTCGTTCTCATCGTGGCCCTGCAATTCGCTGTattgcaaagtctcctcatccatccgcatccatgctctgtggcttttgctttgcttctctctctgactTGATTACTTCTGTCTACATTTGCTGAGCCGCTCCTTGTTTTCTCTCCCTCACTGCTTGTCTCTATTTCTTTGAttgcctgccttgcttgtctctacggccgcggtcttgtccgtgccaaccgGCACGCCCTGCCGGCCACGTTGGGCTTGGCCGTCCTGCCATCGTGTTTAAGAAGTAACCGAGCCCGCACGCGTCTCCTTGCTTGTTTGTCTTGAGCTAGTCTGCGAATGATCTTCTCCTTCtcccttcttaatttaattagtACGCATACACTCTTTATTGCTGATCAGCCCCGTTGGCACGACAAAGGACACACTCGAGTCCAAGTCCATCATAAATCAACTAGTCCAGTTGACACGTTGAAAGACCAAAGACCAATCAAATGCATCGCCTGAAATCCAAACACGGTTCACTGCACCTTGCACGTCTTGCACGTTGGGGAACTGTAGCACCACAGAAGCACAGTAGCACCGTGGAAACACTGTACATcatggaaaacactgttcaccaTAGAAAACCGCTATTCATCCAAGCATCGCGTCATGCACAAGCAGcactttattacctttaagcaagctagtttgccactaaccttacgacgcgtcgctgtcgcgcctagtgttacgatctcgtttagcaccgcgatttaggcctaagtaaaatttttaaAACGAGTTCTTGGAATTTTTggatttaaaatgtacttgaggcgataagcgaatccggtGACCCAGTTTTGTGGACTTGAATAAAAGcctaagttaaattactcagtgcgtagaaatatttaggaatgtccgacTACAATTCTAGCAAACGGTTTGTTcgattagattaagcatgaaaatcaacttttataaatacaataaaatccattaataaatagaacgatacatatatataaactcacgggtttattttgttaagtacgaactgacgagaaagagagcgcaaCAGCCTCGTTTATTTTTTTTCCGACGTGCAACGTACTCACCTGGCATTACTTTTGATCATTGTCTCGTTCTCATCGTGGCCCTGCAATTCGctgcattgcaaag
Coding sequences within:
- the LOC136453811 gene encoding G-type lectin S-receptor-like serine/threonine-protein kinase At2g19130 isoform X1, whose translation is MATRGGGPAAAAAPILLLLLSFLFLLRGVPSRAEDTVAAGQPLSGGQSLVSKRGKFRLGFFQPGATDNSTQRWYLGIWYNQISVHTTVWVANRVTPISDPESSQLSISSDRNMVILDHSSSRSTVVWSTNVTTGITSNSTVGIILDNGNLVLADASNTSAVLWQSFDHFGDTWLPGGKLGRNKLTGEVTRLVAWKGYNDPTPSLFALELDPRGSSQYLLNWNGSEQYWSSGNWTGTAFAAVPEMTSTGASPVSEYTFGYVDGANESYFVYDVTDESVVTRFQVDVTGQIQFLTWVAAGNEWVLFWSEPKRQCDVYSVCGPFGVCTDNALPSCTCPRGFRERDLAEWLQDDHTAGCARNTALQPCSAAAARDGQKKHGSRNDDRFYTMPNMRLPSNAQSTAAASAHDCELACLRNCSCTAFSYSVGGCSLWYGDLINLQDTTSSGTGGGSSISIRLAASEFSSNGNTKTLIIGLVVGGFVAAVTAIVLATIFILRSRRIKSLRRVEGSLVAFTYRDLRLVTKNFSEKLGGGAFGSVFKGALPDPDATLVAVKKLEGVRQGEKQFRAEVSTIGTTQHVNLIRLLGFCSEGSNRLLVYEHMPNGSLDRHLFGASSSHGVLSWDARYQIALGIARGLDYLHEKCRDCIIHCDIKPENILLDDALVPRVADFGLAKLMGRDFSRVLTTMRGTVGYLAPEWIAGTAVTTKADVFSYGMMLFEIVSGRRNVGQRADGTVDFFPSTAVSLLFDGDVSSAVDGQLGGNADVAQVERACKVACWCVQEDESLRPSMGTVVQVLEGLVDVNVPPIPRSLKVLADPSKYAVEFFSGLPST
- the LOC136453811 gene encoding G-type lectin S-receptor-like serine/threonine-protein kinase At2g19130 isoform X2, encoding MATRGGGPAAAAAPILLLLLSFLFLLRGVPSRAEDTVAAGQPLSGGQSLVSKRGKFRLGFFQPDNSTQRWYLGIWYNQISVHTTVWVANRVTPISDPESSQLSISSDRNMVILDHSSSRSTVVWSTNVTTGITSNSTVGIILDNGNLVLADASNTSAVLWQSFDHFGDTWLPGGKLGRNKLTGEVTRLVAWKGYNDPTPSLFALELDPRGSSQYLLNWNGSEQYWSSGNWTGTAFAAVPEMTSTGASPVSEYTFGYVDGANESYFVYDVTDESVVTRFQVDVTGQIQFLTWVAAGNEWVLFWSEPKRQCDVYSVCGPFGVCTDNALPSCTCPRGFRERDLAEWLQDDHTAGCARNTALQPCSAAAARDGQKKHGSRNDDRFYTMPNMRLPSNAQSTAAASAHDCELACLRNCSCTAFSYSVGGCSLWYGDLINLQDTTSSGTGGGSSISIRLAASEFSSNGNTKTLIIGLVVGGFVAAVTAIVLATIFILRSRRIKSLRRVEGSLVAFTYRDLRLVTKNFSEKLGGGAFGSVFKGALPDPDATLVAVKKLEGVRQGEKQFRAEVSTIGTTQHVNLIRLLGFCSEGSNRLLVYEHMPNGSLDRHLFGASSSHGVLSWDARYQIALGIARGLDYLHEKCRDCIIHCDIKPENILLDDALVPRVADFGLAKLMGRDFSRVLTTMRGTVGYLAPEWIAGTAVTTKADVFSYGMMLFEIVSGRRNVGQRADGTVDFFPSTAVSLLFDGDVSSAVDGQLGGNADVAQVERACKVACWCVQEDESLRPSMGTVVQVLEGLVDVNVPPIPRSLKVLADPSKYAVEFFSGLPST